A window of Malania oleifera isolate guangnan ecotype guangnan chromosome 5, ASM2987363v1, whole genome shotgun sequence contains these coding sequences:
- the LOC131156052 gene encoding calmodulin-like protein 30, protein MRHMSFLDFQYNISRRSFSRKPSRLFSLRDRQNSGLTPPVVQPNLEELRKVFDKFDANRDGKISRKEYQDILKALGKPSTAREVGKIFEVADLNGDGFVDFKEFVEVHRKGGGVQVVDIQTAFQTFDLNNDGRISAEEVLEVLRKLGESCSLEDCRRMVRAVDTDGNGMIEMDEFTNMMTRPVELH, encoded by the coding sequence ATGCGGCACATGAGTTTTCTTGATTTCCAGTACAATATTTCAAGAAGGAGCTTCTCAAGAAAACCATCTCGACTGTTTTCCTTACGTGATAGACAAAATTCTGGTTTGACACCACCTGTTGTCCAGCCAAATTTGGAGGAGCTAAGGAaagtttttgataaatttgatgcaAACAGAGATGGGAAGATATCCCGAAAGGAGTACCAGGACATACTGAAAGCACTGGGAAAGCCTAGCACTGCAAGAGAGGTGGGGAAGATCTTTGAGGTTGCAGATCTCAACGGAGATGGTTTCGTTGACTTCAAAGAGTTTGTGGAAGTACACAGAAAGGGAGGCGGGGTGCAGGTGGTGGACATACAGACTGCTTTTCAAACGTTTGATCTTAACAACGACGGGAGAATAAGTGCAGAGGAAGTGCTGGAGGTGTTGAGGAAGCTTGGAGAGAGTTGCAGCCTGGAGGATTGCCGGAGGATGGTGAGAGCAGTGGATACAGATGGGAACGGAATGATTGAGATGGATGAGTTTACTAACATGATGACCCGCCCTGTGGAGCTCCATTAA
- the LOC131156051 gene encoding protein disulfide-isomerase SCO2 — translation MKSENGPFCRMLPLNPSSAIFCCSKPSFLSFHSPPLTVRCHASDLPSRPSFPRWFQLPAPADVSSGLRVGPDADSSAVDSSSRRSSANGNVKVNAKEKRWSRDRESYLADDSDALPLPMTFPDSSPVSQDEIDRRLRCDPQVEDCNEMVYEWTGKCQSCQGSGFFSYYNKKGKKSVCKCIPCLGIGYVQKITTRTDVEVMEDLDNGKPP, via the exons ATGAAAAGTGAAAACGGTCCATTTTGCCGCATGTTGCCGCTAAACCCTAGCAGTGCCATCTTCTGTTGCTCAAAACCCTCATTCCTCTCGTTCCATTCCCCTCCTCTCACCGTTCGCTGCCACGCCTCCGACCTCCCGTCTCGCCCATCGTTTCCTCGCTGGTTTCAGCTTCCTGCGCCCGCCGACGTCTCCAGCGGCCTCCGGGTCGGCCCGGACGCGGACTCCTCCGCCGTCGACAGCTCCTCCAGGCGGAGCAGTGCAAACGGCAATGTGAAGGTGAATGCGAAGGAAAAGCGATGGTCCCGCGACCGAGAGAGCTATTTGGCCGACGACAGTGATGCTCTTCCACTTCCTATGACGTTTCCTGATTCATCTCCGGTATCGCAGGACGAGATCGATCGTCGACTCCGTTGCGACCCGCAAGTTGAG GATTGTAACGAAATGGTTTATGAATGGACTGGAAAGTGTCAGAGTTGCCAAGGATCAGGATTTTTCAGTTATTACAATAAGAAGGGGAAGAAAAGTGTCTGCAAATGCATACCATGTCTTGGAATTG GATATGTGCAGAAGATAACAACCCGTACAGATGTTGAAGTGATGGAGGATTTAGATAATGGGAAACCGCCTTGA